A region of Thermococcus barossii DNA encodes the following proteins:
- a CDS encoding SIS domain-containing protein has protein sequence MHATLREIRRNPEGILIAQRAFEEFVTSHDFRLPREVLYTGCGSSHFLSQPLAMATTRLAGRGFSAPCSELLYSREWYPIGRPELLVAISRSGETTEAIKALDALNVPRFALTAYESTLSKKADYALIVPATEESVVMTHSFTAFYFAFIQLLLHSRGLETYDAGLVKSLTEEVLGREEHIREIVNGFDFRNVIFLGSGILYPVALEAMLKMKEMALFWSEAYQTFEVRHGFKSIADGGTLVVLLVDEPFKWHEKLTKEFQGQKARVLTVGRHDAGADYFIEVPGLSPPANVVLYLPVIQFLAYYKAVERGLNPDRPRFLSKVVTW, from the coding sequence ATGCACGCGACTCTGAGGGAGATAAGGAGAAACCCCGAGGGAATACTCATTGCCCAGAGGGCCTTCGAGGAGTTCGTAACCAGTCACGACTTCCGGTTACCGAGAGAGGTACTCTACACGGGCTGTGGCAGCTCACACTTCCTGTCGCAGCCGCTGGCCATGGCAACCACCCGCCTCGCGGGCAGGGGGTTCAGCGCCCCCTGCTCCGAACTTCTGTATTCGCGCGAGTGGTATCCGATAGGAAGGCCTGAGCTCCTCGTCGCCATCTCCCGCTCCGGCGAGACCACCGAAGCCATAAAGGCCCTCGACGCCCTGAATGTTCCCCGATTTGCGCTCACCGCCTACGAGAGCACACTCTCGAAGAAAGCCGACTACGCGCTGATAGTTCCAGCCACGGAGGAGAGCGTCGTCATGACCCACTCCTTTACTGCCTTTTACTTCGCGTTCATTCAGCTCCTCCTGCACTCCCGCGGTCTTGAAACCTACGACGCTGGCCTTGTCAAGTCGCTGACTGAGGAAGTCCTGGGGCGCGAGGAACACATCAGGGAAATCGTCAACGGCTTTGACTTCAGAAACGTCATCTTCCTCGGCTCGGGCATACTCTATCCGGTGGCCCTAGAGGCCATGCTCAAGATGAAGGAGATGGCCCTCTTCTGGAGCGAGGCTTACCAGACCTTCGAGGTGAGGCACGGTTTCAAGTCCATAGCGGACGGGGGTACACTGGTCGTTCTCCTCGTCGATGAGCCCTTCAAGTGGCACGAGAAGCTTACAAAAGAGTTCCAGGGGCAAAAAGCAAGGGTTCTCACCGTTGGGAGGCACGATGCTGGAGCCGATTACTTTATCGAGGTTCCGGGGCTGAGTCCACCGGCTAACGTGGTTCTCTACCTCCCCGTAATCCAGTTTCTCGCCTACTACAAGGCCGTTGAGCGTGGACTCAATCCGGACCGGCCGAGGTTTCTGAGCAAGGTGGTGACGTGGTGA
- a CDS encoding diacylglycerol/polyprenol kinase family protein, giving the protein MSMKSELKRKSLHLTGLLVPVSYLLFGRDLTLTFIGLAFFIFVVLEPFRIIEELRDNIKRRLKIYVDNDVMERVEVLEKQIDEITRGHERYRVAAHIYFAAAAFIVVYFFPEEIAIGAIAVATVGDALAAIIGKTLGRHRFSNGKSLEGSLAYFISGVLILYPLVGPLLAVVGSLTGALVELYGFPPGGNPASQLDDNFSNQLAIAVALYLAGIISL; this is encoded by the coding sequence ATGAGCATGAAAAGCGAGCTGAAGCGTAAGTCCCTCCATCTCACCGGACTGCTGGTTCCGGTCTCCTACCTGCTCTTCGGGCGCGACCTCACGCTCACCTTCATTGGCTTGGCGTTCTTCATCTTCGTCGTGCTCGAACCCTTCAGGATAATCGAGGAGCTGAGGGACAACATAAAGAGGAGGCTCAAGATATACGTCGACAACGACGTCATGGAGCGCGTGGAGGTTCTGGAGAAGCAGATCGACGAGATAACCCGGGGACACGAGCGCTATCGTGTGGCGGCTCACATATACTTTGCCGCGGCGGCCTTCATAGTGGTCTACTTTTTCCCGGAGGAGATAGCCATCGGTGCCATAGCGGTTGCCACCGTGGGGGATGCTCTCGCGGCGATAATAGGAAAAACCCTTGGCAGGCACCGCTTCAGCAACGGAAAGAGCCTCGAAGGAAGCCTTGCCTACTTTATCTCCGGCGTGCTGATACTGTACCCCCTGGTTGGTCCCCTTCTGGCGGTTGTCGGTTCCCTAACTGGGGCCTTGGTTGAACTCTATGGCTTCCCTCCTGGAGGAAACCCCGCCAGTCAGCTGGACGATAACTTCTCCAACCAGCTGGCGATAGCGGTGGCACTGTACCTTGCGGGGATTATCTCCCTTTGA
- a CDS encoding HAD family hydrolase produces the protein MLVLVDLDDTLCNTWEAGKYTILRLVPFLLKRRKFRAFFYILTARYRELEQSREFHMMDLDKIVENLLEKVYAKISPWELEEMQELIDRVFFSNLRLFPDALPFLRALKEMGARVVLITDSSTRWQRKKLEYLGIKDYFDALIISGETGHSKLDPHNFRLARRLFPHEDEVYMVGDRDDTDMRGGKEIGATTVLVRRGYFKGRRARHADYTVNNLLEALEVIRNEHEKRAEA, from the coding sequence ATGCTCGTGCTCGTTGACCTCGACGATACCCTGTGCAACACGTGGGAGGCCGGGAAGTACACCATACTCCGTCTGGTTCCCTTTCTGCTGAAAAGGAGAAAGTTCAGGGCTTTCTTTTACATACTCACCGCCCGCTACCGGGAGCTTGAGCAGTCGCGGGAGTTCCACATGATGGACCTTGACAAAATCGTGGAGAATCTCCTGGAGAAGGTCTACGCGAAAATCTCTCCCTGGGAGCTTGAGGAGATGCAGGAGCTCATAGACAGGGTGTTCTTTTCGAACCTCAGGCTCTTCCCGGATGCCCTCCCGTTTCTGAGGGCTCTGAAGGAGATGGGGGCCAGGGTGGTGCTCATAACTGACTCCTCCACCCGCTGGCAGAGGAAGAAGCTCGAATATCTGGGCATAAAGGACTACTTTGATGCCCTCATAATAAGCGGCGAGACCGGGCACAGCAAGCTAGACCCGCACAACTTCCGCCTGGCCAGGCGGCTCTTCCCCCACGAGGACGAGGTTTATATGGTTGGCGACAGGGATGATACCGACATGAGGGGCGGAAAGGAGATCGGTGCAACCACCGTGCTGGTTAGAAGGGGCTACTTCAAGGGAAGACGTGCGAGACATGCGGATTACACCGTTAACAACCTGCTGGAGGCGCTGGAGGTGATAAGGAATGAGCATGAAAAGCGAGCTGAAGCGTAA
- a CDS encoding ATP-binding protein yields the protein MILKFIDREDELKALEELYSQGKAQFVLIYGRRRIGKTELVKRFIEGKKSFYFLARKEPMELELERIVRSFNRRFNVFIEAKNLEEFFEEVANFGRLVFVIDEFPYWVEEDRSIPSTFQYIWDEILRESQVMLILLGSSISTMEGLMSYKNPLYGRRTAQLKLSALGFFHLRDAFPSYSWEELVKVYGTIDGIPAYLGYFDDSLSVEENIERNFYRRVSVLYEDAERLLKDELREPITYLNILKAINDGKTKLTEIANETKVAVTNLPKYLKTLETLDLVYREFPVTVRERKRFGVYRVRDFYYRFWLRFVYPYRDDIEIGAIRFEDFRDDFNKYLGEVFESVAREFLIRLNSKNELPFRFTKIGRWWDRREEIDLVALNSLNGEAGLFEVKWKELSRRGVLKVLRTLEKKGEKAELGKRRYYGLIAKLVEGKEELQEMGYLVFDLKDFGGATR from the coding sequence ATGATATTAAAGTTCATCGACCGTGAGGATGAGCTGAAAGCGCTGGAGGAGCTTTATTCCCAGGGAAAGGCCCAGTTCGTGCTGATATACGGGCGTAGGCGCATCGGAAAAACAGAACTCGTTAAGAGGTTCATAGAGGGAAAAAAGAGCTTCTACTTCCTTGCCAGGAAGGAGCCCATGGAGCTCGAACTCGAGCGTATCGTAAGGAGCTTCAATCGAAGGTTCAACGTCTTCATCGAGGCCAAAAACCTTGAGGAGTTCTTTGAAGAGGTTGCAAACTTTGGAAGGCTGGTCTTCGTGATAGACGAGTTCCCCTACTGGGTGGAGGAGGACAGGTCAATCCCCTCGACCTTCCAGTACATATGGGACGAAATCCTCAGGGAGTCACAGGTCATGCTGATCCTTCTCGGCTCGTCGATATCGACCATGGAGGGCCTTATGAGTTACAAAAACCCCCTCTACGGAAGGAGGACGGCACAGCTCAAACTGTCAGCCCTCGGATTCTTCCACCTGCGGGATGCCTTCCCCAGTTATTCTTGGGAAGAACTCGTCAAGGTTTACGGAACGATAGACGGTATCCCTGCTTACCTGGGGTACTTCGATGATTCGTTAAGTGTTGAGGAAAACATAGAGCGCAACTTTTACAGAAGGGTCAGCGTTCTCTACGAGGACGCCGAGAGGCTACTGAAGGACGAGCTCAGGGAGCCCATCACGTACCTCAACATACTGAAGGCAATAAACGACGGTAAGACCAAGCTGACGGAGATAGCCAACGAAACGAAGGTGGCCGTTACGAACCTCCCAAAGTACCTGAAGACCCTCGAAACGCTCGACCTGGTTTACAGGGAGTTCCCGGTAACGGTCAGGGAGAGGAAGCGCTTTGGCGTGTATCGGGTCAGGGACTTCTACTACCGCTTCTGGCTCCGCTTTGTCTATCCCTACAGGGACGATATCGAGATAGGCGCCATAAGGTTCGAGGACTTCAGGGACGACTTCAACAAATACCTCGGGGAGGTCTTTGAGAGCGTCGCCAGGGAGTTCCTCATAAGGCTCAACTCAAAGAATGAACTACCCTTCCGCTTCACAAAAATCGGAAGATGGTGGGACAGGAGAGAGGAGATAGACCTCGTCGCTTTAAACAGTCTGAACGGTGAAGCGGGTCTCTTTGAGGTCAAATGGAAGGAACTCTCCAGGAGGGGAGTCCTCAAAGTGTTGAGGACGCTTGAGAAGAAGGGTGAGAAGGCAGAACTTGGAAAAAGAAGGTACTACGGGCTGATAGCGAAACTCGTTGAGGGAAAGGAAGAACTCCAGGAAATGGGTTACCTAGTCTTTGATTTGAAGGACTTTGGGGGGGCTACTCGGTGA
- the glmA gene encoding exo-beta-D-glucosaminidase codes for MRVEHDGRVYIINGERVVIYGGTLQFFRVSKRHWRDRLERMKRHGLNTVDTYVAWNWHEPGPGNFDFTGETVPERDLVGFLELVQELEMHAIVRPGPYICGEWRNGGIPDWLIKEHPEILARGPDGPLPGDIYYPPITYLHPTYLGAVSRWYDAVLPVIRDYLYTRGGPIISVSIDDEPSYWETIFQPFLTDYNEVITRPGGLWEEWLRSNYSLDELSERYGRPIGDYSEVYAPASESEPLPKILDWHRFKIWMINRYVEVLYAHLKRYIDVPISILDPYLLLAAWKHFYRYVRERNLDIHLWTEFWYSFYRSFDFKEDRLGHLYYKTGIYRFYQKRLETPPLSIETQASLAHTIEPDEAELLYALLPALGIHNVNYYLYVGGENPRGYESHNGITWDVYSPIGLDGSERPHVEPIKWLGEFLLNNPEFITSELKPGVAFGAYEPYEAVSLFGLRKNLEESVNLNEYLLGERGLLTLLAMSNVPFDVLDLEEASVEEMLSYDQLWIYSLDFMARDVQDKLVEFVARGGNLVILPMLPHLDESLSPYSALADFLGVEVERVEARDNFRLIPFVSVSSDGIDRMITRNVVREVRGGTPIAFANGKPVGALVRKGKGSAVILGFRLQYFSSHHDLHRKFVGRLLEMQGVERDVEVTDRDMIVIPRGNYLVLANPRGHRLSGKVKYRGVEVPRLMGGIEMRKRGVLFLPFRVAYGDVEVVYSTATVLGREGDVLHLRNHLSGTSEVALRNVEDVRVIGGEIVDESLSGNTLTVVVEHEPGNFELEF; via the coding sequence ATGAGGGTCGAGCACGACGGCAGGGTTTACATCATCAACGGCGAGAGGGTTGTGATCTACGGTGGAACGCTCCAGTTCTTCCGCGTTTCGAAAAGGCACTGGCGGGACAGACTGGAGAGGATGAAGAGGCACGGCCTCAACACTGTGGATACCTACGTCGCCTGGAACTGGCACGAGCCCGGGCCCGGAAACTTCGACTTCACGGGCGAAACGGTCCCGGAGAGGGACTTGGTCGGCTTCCTTGAGCTGGTTCAGGAGCTGGAGATGCACGCAATCGTCAGGCCCGGCCCCTACATCTGCGGCGAGTGGAGGAACGGCGGAATTCCCGACTGGCTCATCAAGGAGCACCCCGAGATACTCGCCAGGGGGCCGGACGGGCCCCTGCCCGGGGACATCTACTACCCGCCGATAACATACCTTCACCCGACTTACCTTGGGGCCGTCTCAAGGTGGTACGATGCCGTTCTGCCCGTGATCAGGGACTACCTGTACACCAGAGGGGGGCCGATAATAAGCGTCTCCATAGACGACGAGCCCTCCTACTGGGAGACCATCTTTCAGCCCTTCCTGACCGACTACAACGAGGTCATCACCCGCCCGGGCGGCCTCTGGGAGGAGTGGCTCAGGTCCAACTACTCCCTCGATGAGCTGAGCGAGCGCTACGGAAGGCCAATCGGGGACTACTCCGAGGTCTACGCGCCGGCGAGCGAGAGCGAACCGTTGCCGAAGATACTCGACTGGCACCGCTTCAAGATATGGATGATAAACCGCTACGTCGAGGTTCTCTACGCCCACCTCAAGCGCTATATCGACGTTCCGATTAGCATACTCGACCCCTACCTTCTCCTGGCGGCGTGGAAACACTTCTACCGCTACGTGAGGGAGAGGAACCTCGACATACACCTCTGGACCGAGTTCTGGTACTCCTTCTACCGCTCCTTCGACTTCAAGGAGGACAGGCTCGGGCACCTCTACTACAAGACCGGAATCTACCGCTTCTACCAGAAGAGACTCGAAACGCCGCCCCTCAGCATAGAGACCCAGGCCTCGCTGGCCCACACGATAGAGCCCGACGAGGCGGAGTTACTCTACGCCCTCCTGCCCGCCCTGGGCATTCACAACGTCAACTACTACCTCTACGTCGGCGGTGAAAATCCGAGGGGCTACGAGTCCCACAACGGAATCACCTGGGACGTCTACTCGCCGATAGGCCTCGATGGAAGCGAAAGGCCCCACGTCGAGCCGATTAAATGGCTCGGCGAGTTCCTGCTCAACAACCCAGAATTCATCACCTCCGAGCTAAAGCCGGGGGTTGCCTTCGGGGCCTACGAGCCCTACGAGGCGGTTTCGCTGTTCGGCCTCAGGAAAAACCTTGAGGAGAGCGTCAACCTCAACGAGTACCTGCTTGGAGAGCGCGGGCTTTTGACGCTTTTGGCCATGAGCAACGTCCCCTTTGACGTCCTCGACCTTGAAGAGGCGAGCGTTGAGGAGATGCTCTCCTACGACCAGCTCTGGATCTACAGCCTCGACTTCATGGCCCGGGACGTTCAGGACAAGCTCGTGGAGTTCGTTGCCAGAGGCGGGAACCTCGTAATCCTCCCGATGCTCCCCCACCTCGACGAGAGCCTGAGTCCTTACTCGGCTCTGGCGGATTTCCTGGGGGTGGAGGTTGAGAGGGTCGAGGCGAGGGACAACTTTAGGCTCATACCTTTCGTCAGCGTTTCCTCGGACGGGATAGACCGGATGATAACCCGAAACGTCGTCAGGGAAGTTAGGGGAGGAACTCCCATAGCCTTCGCCAACGGTAAGCCCGTCGGGGCGCTCGTTCGGAAGGGGAAGGGGAGTGCCGTAATCCTTGGTTTCAGGCTCCAGTACTTCAGCAGCCACCACGACCTCCACAGGAAGTTCGTTGGGAGACTTTTGGAGATGCAGGGCGTTGAGCGGGACGTTGAGGTGACGGATAGGGACATGATAGTGATTCCCCGCGGGAACTACCTGGTTCTCGCCAACCCGCGCGGGCACAGGCTCTCTGGGAAGGTCAAATATAGGGGCGTTGAGGTTCCGAGGCTCATGGGCGGGATAGAGATGAGGAAGCGCGGTGTCCTCTTTCTGCCCTTCCGGGTCGCGTACGGCGATGTCGAGGTCGTTTACTCCACGGCAACGGTGCTGGGCAGGGAGGGGGATGTACTTCACCTCCGCAACCACCTATCGGGTACGAGCGAGGTGGCCCTGAGAAACGTTGAAGACGTCAGGGTCATCGGCGGTGAAATCGTGGACGAATCCCTCTCCGGCAATACCTTGACGGTCGTTGTTGAGCATGAACCTGGGAACTTCGAGCTGGAGTTCTGA
- a CDS encoding cation diffusion facilitator family transporter — MEEIYKPIWVSIIGNVLLAVLKLIVGFLYSSIALISDGVHSLSDVVTSVIGYAGIKISSKPPDKSHPFGHSRFEPLVAFLIGEALIVVSYEIGRDSLMRLLQGETIEVNGLMLAVTVVSILAKDLMFRYSVHVGKRLNSQILIADAYHHRSDVLSSVAVLIGLGAQKLGFQHGDSLAGLVVSVFLVKVALEIILENVGYLTGKAPSFEVCEEIKKRALGVSNVLGVHDLRAHYVGSKLHVELHIEVPPELSLKEAHDISEEVKRRIEEIPEVERAFVHVDIKGVTE; from the coding sequence GTGGAGGAGATTTACAAGCCGATATGGGTCAGCATAATTGGCAACGTTCTTCTCGCAGTCCTCAAGCTAATCGTGGGTTTCCTTTATTCCAGCATAGCCCTCATCTCGGACGGCGTTCATTCGCTGAGCGACGTCGTAACGAGCGTCATAGGTTATGCGGGGATAAAAATCTCCTCGAAACCGCCCGACAAAAGCCACCCCTTCGGCCACTCGCGCTTTGAACCTCTGGTGGCTTTCCTGATCGGTGAAGCCCTCATCGTGGTCTCCTACGAAATTGGAAGGGATTCCCTGATGAGGCTCCTCCAAGGGGAGACCATAGAGGTAAACGGTCTCATGCTCGCGGTCACGGTGGTTTCCATACTCGCCAAGGATCTCATGTTCCGCTACTCCGTTCACGTTGGAAAAAGGCTCAACAGTCAGATCCTAATAGCCGACGCCTACCACCACAGGAGCGACGTCCTGAGCAGCGTTGCGGTTCTAATCGGTTTAGGTGCCCAGAAACTCGGCTTTCAGCATGGCGATTCCCTCGCGGGTCTCGTGGTTTCCGTCTTCCTCGTCAAGGTTGCCCTTGAGATAATTCTGGAAAACGTCGGCTACCTTACCGGAAAGGCCCCATCTTTCGAGGTGTGCGAGGAGATAAAGAAGCGCGCCCTAGGCGTCTCCAACGTCCTCGGCGTTCATGATTTAAGGGCACACTACGTTGGTAGCAAGCTCCACGTCGAGCTCCACATCGAGGTCCCGCCGGAGCTTTCCCTGAAGGAGGCCCACGACATCAGCGAGGAGGTGAAGAGGCGCATAGAGGAAATTCCAGAGGTCGAGAGGGCCTTCGTGCACGTGGACATAAAGGGGGTCACCGAGTAG
- a CDS encoding ABC transporter ATP-binding protein has protein sequence MSELLRVEHLTKIFRSGLVGGFEIRAVDDVSFTVGKGEIVSLVGESGSGKTTVGKLILRLIKPTSGRILFEGRDLLEMSKRELRQNYYRQVQAVFQDPFASFNPLHEIDRAFDLVFRSFFPDVSRDEREEMIDDALRQVGLNPAEVRGKYPHQLSGGQLQRILIARALLVRPKLLIADEAVSMLDASTRIDVLNLLGDFRDRYGTSVLFVTHDLALGYYISDSTIIMYRGTIVEMGDTEKVFHNPLHPYTKMLLESVPDLNVKWEFRGIEPEKEERGIYEIAGCRYAPRCPRAMEACWKSRPGLHEVEKNHWVACHLHGGG, from the coding sequence ATGAGCGAACTCCTCAGGGTCGAGCATCTCACCAAAATCTTCCGCTCCGGCCTCGTCGGGGGCTTTGAAATCCGGGCCGTCGATGACGTCAGCTTCACCGTTGGAAAGGGCGAGATAGTTTCCCTCGTCGGCGAGAGCGGCAGCGGGAAGACGACGGTGGGCAAGCTCATACTCAGGCTGATAAAGCCCACATCGGGGAGGATACTCTTCGAGGGCAGGGACCTTCTGGAGATGAGCAAAAGGGAGCTTAGGCAAAACTACTACCGTCAGGTTCAGGCGGTGTTCCAGGATCCATTCGCGAGCTTCAACCCCCTCCACGAGATTGACAGGGCCTTTGACCTCGTCTTCCGTTCCTTCTTCCCCGATGTCAGCCGGGACGAGCGCGAGGAAATGATAGACGACGCACTGAGGCAGGTCGGCCTGAACCCCGCGGAGGTCAGGGGGAAGTACCCCCACCAGCTCAGCGGCGGTCAGCTCCAGAGAATCCTCATCGCGAGGGCCCTCCTCGTGAGGCCGAAGCTCCTCATAGCCGATGAGGCCGTCTCGATGCTCGATGCCTCGACCAGAATCGACGTTCTCAACCTCCTCGGCGACTTCAGGGACAGGTACGGCACCTCCGTCCTCTTCGTCACCCACGACCTCGCGCTCGGCTACTACATCAGCGACTCGACGATAATCATGTACCGCGGAACCATCGTTGAGATGGGCGACACCGAGAAGGTCTTCCACAACCCGCTGCATCCCTACACCAAGATGCTCCTTGAGAGCGTTCCCGACCTGAACGTGAAGTGGGAGTTCAGGGGCATCGAGCCCGAGAAGGAGGAGCGCGGCATCTACGAGATAGCCGGCTGCCGCTATGCCCCGAGGTGCCCGAGGGCCATGGAGGCCTGCTGGAAATCCCGCCCCGGGCTTCACGAGGTCGAGAAGAACCACTGGGTTGCCTGTCATCTTCACGGGGGTGGTTGA
- the mfnA gene encoding tyrosine decarboxylase MfnA has product MFPRRGASEKEVLEELEEKTSEDLTFDSGRILGSMCTHPHPFAVEIVRRYIDRNLGDPGLHVGSRKVEEEAIEMLSNLLSLEKGYGHIVSGGTEANILAVRAFRNIAGTENPELILPESAHFSFLKASEMLGVKLVWAELNKDYTVNVKDVEDKITENTIGIVGIAGTTGLGVVDDIPALSDMALDYGLPLHVDAAFGGFVIPFAKELGYEVPDFDFRLKGVKSITIDPHKMGMVPIPAGGIIFREKRYLEAISVPAPYLAGGKVWQATITGTRPGASALAVWAMIKHLGFEGYKEVVKKAMELSRWFARELKKIPGVYLIREPVLNIVSFGTPNLEEVEEELKRRGWGISAHRGYIRIVMMPHVRREHLEAFLGDLREAIRNV; this is encoded by the coding sequence ATGTTCCCACGGAGAGGTGCGAGCGAGAAGGAGGTTCTGGAGGAGCTTGAGGAGAAAACGTCAGAAGATCTCACCTTCGATTCGGGAAGGATCCTCGGTTCGATGTGCACCCATCCCCATCCATTCGCGGTTGAAATCGTCAGGCGGTACATAGACAGGAACCTCGGCGACCCCGGACTACACGTCGGGAGCAGAAAGGTCGAGGAGGAAGCGATAGAGATGCTCTCAAACCTCCTCAGCCTCGAAAAGGGCTACGGACACATAGTCTCCGGGGGGACAGAGGCCAACATCCTGGCCGTGAGGGCCTTCAGGAACATCGCCGGGACTGAAAATCCGGAGCTGATTCTGCCTGAGAGCGCCCATTTCTCCTTCCTCAAGGCGAGCGAGATGCTGGGCGTTAAGCTTGTGTGGGCTGAGCTGAACAAGGACTACACCGTCAACGTAAAGGACGTCGAGGATAAAATTACCGAAAACACGATTGGAATAGTGGGCATAGCCGGCACGACCGGTCTCGGCGTTGTGGACGATATCCCCGCCCTGAGCGACATGGCCCTGGACTACGGCCTTCCGCTACACGTTGATGCCGCCTTCGGGGGCTTCGTGATACCCTTCGCCAAGGAGCTCGGCTACGAGGTTCCGGACTTCGACTTCAGGCTGAAGGGAGTTAAGAGCATAACCATAGACCCCCACAAGATGGGAATGGTTCCGATTCCAGCGGGAGGGATAATCTTTCGCGAGAAGAGGTACTTGGAGGCGATAAGCGTCCCCGCGCCTTATCTGGCCGGTGGGAAGGTGTGGCAGGCAACCATAACTGGTACGAGACCCGGGGCGAGCGCTTTGGCGGTCTGGGCGATGATAAAGCACCTCGGCTTTGAGGGTTACAAAGAGGTCGTGAAGAAAGCTATGGAGCTGAGCAGGTGGTTCGCCCGGGAGCTGAAGAAGATACCCGGGGTTTATCTGATACGAGAGCCCGTCCTCAACATAGTCTCCTTTGGAACACCAAATCTCGAGGAAGTCGAGGAGGAGCTCAAGAGAAGGGGCTGGGGTATAAGCGCCCACCGCGGTTACATAAGGATAGTCATGATGCCCCACGTGAGGAGGGAGCATTTGGAGGCGTTTCTGGGGGATCTGAGGGAGGCAATCCGAAACGTTTAA
- a CDS encoding cation:proton antiporter, translating to MDFLLALAILLVVAKSIEWLFEKVEIHPIIAHVLTGVLLGPFVLGIIEPTEELGVLAEFGLIMMMLYMGLTSNFSAIAQNTKKAVVVASLGVAFSFILGFITVMYFGKGTTAAIFVGITLGNTAIEVTSGILVKERVRREVSSILMGAAFADDIMAVYLIGIITAMAGGSLDALSFGILTVKIFTFIAVTLLISEYVFKRARWFYSIVRNLNVFFTFTLILTFALAIIAEKVGLNQIIGAYLAGLTISRLRERKDPLVVTRIKLNELIEDLQVVLTEFFIPLFFIYVGLMFNPPLASISLALIAALYMAAVLGKLLGCGMGSKLFGLGWRDSILVGIGMGGRGSLELAILTFGLTTGLIDQVLFASVIVVSMLTALTTPLFFKTYIKRAKA from the coding sequence GTGGACTTCCTGCTGGCCCTGGCAATTCTTCTTGTAGTTGCGAAGAGCATCGAGTGGCTCTTCGAGAAGGTCGAGATTCACCCCATAATAGCCCACGTACTGACGGGTGTCCTTTTGGGACCCTTTGTACTGGGGATTATTGAGCCAACCGAAGAACTCGGGGTTCTGGCCGAGTTCGGCCTGATAATGATGATGCTCTACATGGGCCTGACGAGCAACTTCTCGGCCATAGCCCAGAACACCAAGAAGGCCGTCGTAGTTGCAAGTCTTGGAGTCGCGTTCTCCTTTATTCTCGGATTTATCACGGTAATGTACTTCGGTAAAGGGACAACGGCGGCTATATTCGTTGGAATCACCCTTGGAAACACCGCAATAGAGGTCACCAGCGGAATCCTCGTTAAGGAGCGCGTTAGGAGAGAGGTCTCCTCAATCCTCATGGGGGCGGCTTTCGCCGACGACATAATGGCCGTGTACCTGATAGGCATCATAACCGCGATGGCTGGCGGGAGCCTGGACGCACTGTCCTTTGGAATCCTGACCGTCAAGATATTCACCTTTATCGCGGTGACGCTCCTTATCTCGGAGTACGTATTCAAGAGGGCGAGGTGGTTCTACTCGATAGTTAGGAACCTCAACGTCTTCTTCACCTTCACATTAATCCTCACCTTCGCCCTGGCGATAATAGCGGAGAAGGTAGGCCTGAACCAGATAATCGGCGCCTATCTGGCGGGACTCACGATAAGCAGGCTCCGAGAGAGGAAGGACCCCCTCGTGGTAACGAGGATAAAGCTCAACGAGCTGATCGAAGACCTCCAGGTCGTCCTCACGGAGTTCTTCATTCCCCTGTTTTTCATCTACGTCGGGCTTATGTTCAACCCACCGCTGGCCAGCATAAGCCTGGCCCTCATAGCGGCCCTTTACATGGCGGCGGTTCTCGGTAAGCTCCTCGGCTGTGGCATGGGAAGCAAGCTCTTTGGCCTCGGGTGGAGGGACTCAATACTTGTGGGCATTGGAATGGGTGGAAGGGGAAGCCTGGAGCTGGCCATACTCACCTTTGGCCTCACAACCGGGTTGATAGACCAGGTTCTATTCGCCAGCGTCATAGTGGTTTCCATGCTCACGGCATTGACGACGCCACTCTTCTTTAAGACGTATATCAAAAGGGCAAAAGCTTAA
- a CDS encoding TIGR00304 family membrane protein has translation MDKGSLLIMTGMGMIMLGFLLVFIGTIVSALGGEGDVESGGVIMIGPIPIIFGTSRGAAGMALILAIILMALWVIGALLARRG, from the coding sequence ATGGACAAGGGAAGCCTGCTCATAATGACGGGTATGGGAATGATAATGCTCGGATTCTTGCTAGTCTTTATTGGAACCATCGTCTCTGCCCTCGGCGGGGAGGGCGATGTTGAGAGCGGCGGGGTTATAATGATAGGGCCGATACCGATAATCTTCGGAACGAGCAGAGGCGCGGCCGGGATGGCCCTGATACTGGCGATAATCCTCATGGCGCTGTGGGTAATAGGGGCTCTACTCGCGAGGAGGGGATGA